A stretch of Gallus gallus isolate bGalGal1 chromosome 2, bGalGal1.mat.broiler.GRCg7b, whole genome shotgun sequence DNA encodes these proteins:
- the LOC420770 gene encoding uncharacterized protein LOC420770: protein MAIFSAALALILVNLLKAQGTPVPPVLEETSVEQSSDLNMQPSSKIPVEYSRDPYKEEGVEKTGNTGVQECEQATWEISGEPSTETTPNSSVESNKEQTQKPTTEVSE from the exons ATGGCAAtcttttcagcagcactggctCTGATTCTGGTCAACCTGCTAAAGGCACAAG GCACACCTGTTCCCCCTGTGCTTGAGGAAACGAGTGTGGAGCAAAGCAGTGATCTCAACATGCAACCAAGCAGCAAGATCCCTGTGGAATACAGTAGAGACCCATACAAAGAGGAAGGCGTGGAGAAAACTGGGAACACTGGAGTACAAGAGTGTGAACAGGCCACATGGGAGATAAGTGGAGAGCCAAGTACTGAAACCACCCCTAACTCAAGTGTGGAGTCAAACAAAGAACAAACTCAGAAACCAACCACTGAAGTATCAG